One genomic region from Argentina anserina chromosome 2, drPotAnse1.1, whole genome shotgun sequence encodes:
- the LOC126782438 gene encoding protein DETOXIFICATION 46, chloroplastic-like produces the protein MILETMSLHSHITHLQTRSRLSYSPRFYNPLRTSNSSVRYDVKPRGLPTLVARSEGAGRLVPACIAGSSSVGSFEEEESEGVVVEVVAAKKEELVERSLWKQVKDIVMFSGPATGLWICGPLMSLISTAVIGQASSTELAALGPGTVFCDNMNLLFMFLSIATSNMVATALAKKDKKELQHQISILLFVGLTCGVLMLLFTQFLGSWALTAFAGPKNAHIIPAASKYVQIRGLAWPAILFGLVAQSASLGMKDSLGPLKSLVVASVVNGLGHVVLCNFLHYGITGAAWATMASQIVAAGMMIEALNKKGFSAFSISVPSPRECLQIFGIAGPVFVTMFSKVAFYSLMTYFATAMGMSVVAAHQVMIQMYGMCVVWGEPLSQTAQSFMPELLYGVDRSLEKARMLLKSLMIIGAVLGLAIGAIGMSVPWLFPNIFTFDLKVIQEMHKVLFLFFLSLSITPCTHSLEGTLLAGRDLTFISFSMSSCFSLGALLLLLLNSRGFGLTGCWFALVGFQWARFFLALRRLLSPNGMLHSEEMGSYKVGKLKAT, from the exons ATGATTCTGGAAACCATGTCTCTGCATTCCCACATTACTCACCTCCAAACCCGCAGCCGCTTATCCTACTCTCCACGTTTCTACAACCCACTTCGGACCTCTAACAGCTCTGTTCGTTACGACGTTAAGCCCCGAGGTTTGCCGACTTTGGTGGCGAGAAGTGAGGGTGCCGGTAGATTAGTTCCGGCGTGCATTGCTGGAAGTAGTAGTGTTGGTTCATTTGAAGAGGAGGAGTCCGAGGGagtggtggtggaggtggtggCTGCGAAGAAGGAGGAGCTGGTGGAGCGGAGTCTATGGAAGCAGGTGAAGGACATTGTCATGTTCTCGGGTCCGGCTACAGGGCTGTGGATTTGTGGGCCGTTGATGAGTCTCATCTCCACAGCTGTTATCGGCCAGGCTAGCTCTACTGAGCTTGCTGCTTTGG GTCCCGGAACAGTTTTTTGTGATAACATGAATCTTTTGTTCATGTTCCTCTCCATTGCTACTTCTAACATGGTCGCCACCGCGCTCGCCAAAAAG GATAAAAAGGAACTGCAGCATCAGATATCTATCTTGCTCTTTGTTGGATTGACTTGTGGAGTTCTGATGCTCTTGTTTACACAATTCCTTGGCTCATGGGCTCTAACAG CTTTTGCTGGGCCCAAGAATGCTCATATTATACCTGCAGCAAGCAAATATGTTCAG ATTCGTGGGTTAGCGTGGCCTGCGATTCTTTTCGGATTGGTTGCACAAAGTGCAAG TCTTGGCATGAAAGATTCATTGGGACCTTTAAAGTCTCTGGTGGTTGCTAGTGTTGTGAATggccttggtcatgttgtcctATGCAACTTCTTACACTATGGTATTACTGGTGCAGCATGGGCAACAATGGCATCACAG ATTGTTGCAGCTGGTATGATGATTGAAGCTCTGAACAAGAAAGGATTCAGTGCATTTTCCATCTCTGTTCCATCACCTCGTGAATGTCTGCAAATATTTGGGATTGCAGGTCCAGTGTTTGTAACAATGTTCTCAAAG GTGGCCTTCTACTCACTGATGACTTATTTTGCTACCGCTATGGGTATGAGTGTAGTTGCTGCTCATCAG GTCATGATACAGATGTACGGGATGTGCGTGGTATGGGGTGAGCCTCTTTCTCAAACTGCGCAATCGTTTATGCCTGAGTTACTATATGGAGTTGACCGAAGTTTGGAGAAG GCCCGAATGTTGTTAAAGTCACTCATGATTATTGGAGCTGTACTTGGATTGGCAATAGGAGCTATTGGGATGTCTGTCCCTTGGTTATTCCCCAATATCTTTACATTTGATCTTAAAGTCATACAAGAG ATGCACAAAGTTTTGTTTCTGTTCTTCCTGTCCTTATCTATTACGCCCTGTACTCACAGCCTTGAGGGAACATTGCTG GCTGGACGTGATCTTACCTTCATCAGCTTCTCAATGAGCAGTTGCTTTTCCTTGGGTGCTCTTCTACTGTTG CTTTTGAACAGCAGAGGATTTGGTTTGACAGGCTGCTGGTTTGCCCTTGTTGGCTTTCAATGG GCTCGATTTTTCCTGGCTCTCCGGCGGCTTCTTTCTCCCAATGGCATGCTCCATTCAGAGGAGATGGGCTCCTATAAAGTGGGAAAGTTGAAAGCTACTTGA